The proteins below come from a single Drosophila suzukii chromosome X, CBGP_Dsuzu_IsoJpt1.0, whole genome shotgun sequence genomic window:
- the LOC108019212 gene encoding glycine, alanine and asparagine-rich protein isoform X1 yields MRHAFVGLIVCWLAVCQPQAEAQFGGFGPQPQFLPQFQPQYQQVYRQPQFQQVYRQPQAYQQQPLVYYQQPQQFQQPRQRQGSVSKANTNAYERQVDFGNNLEYTQGLSNSRAVTKQNGQRLVTNSQAQTRDVDLGGLQLGNTLTRTRTNANGQVSQGIADQFRIGNVGLGASLSPQNLQNGFGLQRGADGDLRLGLGLLNLDLDRNVPNPTNTLSQAQVNAQGKGAKAGSSSNTQSNTQKYGGVTVTDTRSNSNAFGKTRRGQTSASTGGFGGNAATNGQVFGGPFQRVVRQNRPRPKRRAQFVPFGYPGGGFAPRPGPFGVGLLDRPRRQFGGFGGFGGGPGFGGSEFGGGGGFGGGPGFGQAPEYGGFYQQPQQQQHQKKKNNKNQAHGNANAQGGPGFNQQASTQNHASNGNTGSSSIGSNLAQDGSSGQVTSANTNTHQGQTANGGYESDQNSQSQALNFRPGEQQASSANANTQHTQQGNQDTYSSNSGSTATNNNKYGSSTNTANTNSKVVKDGNSQDATSDANSQSIYQGNNGQGDASASTNAQTSSQQGPNGYVSNSASSSATATAQNGQSANANANANAGGAGGAGAGAGAFGGGGGANSGANAGGFGGGAGANAGANGGGFGGGGGANSGANAGGFGGGGANSNAFGGFGGFGFYGR; encoded by the exons ATGCGACACGCATTTGTTGGATTAATTGTGTGCTGGCTGGCAGTTTGTCAACCGCAAG CTGAGGCGCAGTTCGGGGGCTTTGGACCGCAGCCGCAGTTCCTGCCGCAGTTCCAGCCGCAGTACCAACAGGTATATCGCCAACCGCAGTTCCAACAGGTGTATCGCCAACCGCAGGCTTACCAACAACAACCTCTGGTCTATTACCAACAGCCCCAGCAGTTCCAGCAGCCCCGCCAGCGACAGGGATCCGTCTCCAAGGCGAACACGAATGCCTACGAGCGGCAGGTGGACTTCGGGAACAACCTGGAGTACACCCAGGGTCTGTCCAACTCGCGGGCGGTGACCAAGCAGAATGGCCAGCGGCTGGTGACCAACAGCCAGGCGCAGACGAGGGATGTGGATCTGGGTGGCCTGCAGTTGGGCAATACCCTGACCAGAACCAGGACGAATGCCAATGGCCAGGTGTCACAGGGCATTGCCGATCAGTTCCGGATCGGTAACGTGGGCCTGGGCGCCTCCCTGTCGCCGCAGAATCTCCAGAATGGCTTTGGACTGCAGCGCGGTGCCGACGGTGACCTCCGCCTGGGTCTGGGCCTCCTCAATCTCGACCTGGACCGGAATGTGCCCAACCCAACGAACACCCTGTCGCAGGCCCAGGTGAATGCCCAGGGCAAGGGCGCCAAGGCGGGATCGAGCAGTAACACGCAGTCGAATACCCAGAAGTATGGCGGAGTCACCGTCACCGACACGCGCTCCAATTCGAATGCCTTTGGCAAAACCAGACGGGGCCAGACCTCGGCCTCCACTGGCGGATTCGGAGGCAATGCGGCCACCAATGGCCAGGTATTCGGCGGTCCCTTCCAGCGGGTGGTGCGCCAGAACAGGCCAAGGCCCAAGCGGAGGGCCCAGTTCGTGCCCTTCGGTTATCCCGGTGGCGGTTTCGCCCCACGACCAGGACCCTTTGGTGTGGGTCTTCTGGACAGGCCGAGGAGGCAGTTCGGCGGGTTTGGCGGTTTCGGAGGTGGTCCCGGCTTCGGAG GTTCGGAATTCGGCGGAGGAGGCGGTTTCGGAGGAGGACCCGGCTTTGGCCAGGCTCCCGAGTACGGTGGCTTCTACCAGCAgccacaacagcagcagcaccagaaGAAGAAGAACAACAAGAACCAGGCGCATGGCAATGCGAATGCCCAGGGAGGACCCGGGTTCAACCAGCAGGCCTCCACCCAGAACCACGCCAGCAACGGCAACACGGGCAGCAGCTCCATCGGCTCCAACCTGGCCcaggacggcagcagtggccAGGTGACCTCGGCGAACACCAACACCCACCAGGGTCAGACGGCCAACGGGGGCTACGAGAGTGACCAGAACTCGCAGAGTCAGGCGCTGAACTTCAGGCCGGGCGAACAGCAGGCCTCCAGTGCGAATGCCAACACCCAGCACACCCAGCAGGGCAACCAGGATACCTACTCCTCGAACAGTGGCTCCACCGCGACGAACAACAATAAGTACGGCTCCTCCACCAACACGGCCAACACGAACTCAAAGGTGGTGAAGGATGGCAACAGCCAGGACGCCACCAGTGATGCCAATAGCCAGAGCATCTACCAGGGCAACAATGGCCAGGGAGACGCCTCCGCCTCGACGAATGCCCAGACGAGCAGCCAGCAGGGTCCCAATGGATACGTGTCCAACTCGGCCTCCAGCAGCGCCACCGCCACCGCCCAGAATGGCCAGTCGGCCAATGCGAATGCCAATGCGAATGCCGGTGGTGCCGGAGGTGCGGGAGCGGGAGCGGGAGCCTTTGGGGGCGGTGGTGGTGCCAACTCTGGTGCCAATGCCGGTGGTTTCGGCGGTGGTGCAGGAGCCAATGCGGGCGCCAATGGCGGTGGATTCGGAGGCGGCGGTGGTGCCAATTCGGGTGCCAATGCCGGTGGCTTCGGCGGCGGTGGTGCCAACAGCAACGCTTTCGGCGGCTTTGGCGGCTTCGGATTCTACGGACGTTAG
- the LOC108019212 gene encoding glycine, alanine and asparagine-rich protein isoform X2 encodes MRHAFVGLIVCWLAVCQPQAEAQFGGFGPQPQFLPQFQPQYQQPQQFQQPRQRQGSVSKANTNAYERQVDFGNNLEYTQGLSNSRAVTKQNGQRLVTNSQAQTRDVDLGGLQLGNTLTRTRTNANGQVSQGIADQFRIGNVGLGASLSPQNLQNGFGLQRGADGDLRLGLGLLNLDLDRNVPNPTNTLSQAQVNAQGKGAKAGSSSNTQSNTQKYGGVTVTDTRSNSNAFGKTRRGQTSASTGGFGGNAATNGQVFGGPFQRVVRQNRPRPKRRAQFVPFGYPGGGFAPRPGPFGVGLLDRPRRQFGGFGGFGGGPGFGGSEFGGGGGFGGGPGFGQAPEYGGFYQQPQQQQHQKKKNNKNQAHGNANAQGGPGFNQQASTQNHASNGNTGSSSIGSNLAQDGSSGQVTSANTNTHQGQTANGGYESDQNSQSQALNFRPGEQQASSANANTQHTQQGNQDTYSSNSGSTATNNNKYGSSTNTANTNSKVVKDGNSQDATSDANSQSIYQGNNGQGDASASTNAQTSSQQGPNGYVSNSASSSATATAQNGQSANANANANAGGAGGAGAGAGAFGGGGGANSGANAGGFGGGAGANAGANGGGFGGGGGANSGANAGGFGGGGANSNAFGGFGGFGFYGR; translated from the exons ATGCGACACGCATTTGTTGGATTAATTGTGTGCTGGCTGGCAGTTTGTCAACCGCAAG CTGAGGCGCAGTTCGGGGGCTTTGGACCGCAGCCGCAGTTCCTGCCGCAGTTCCAGCCGCAGTACCAACAG CCCCAGCAGTTCCAGCAGCCCCGCCAGCGACAGGGATCCGTCTCCAAGGCGAACACGAATGCCTACGAGCGGCAGGTGGACTTCGGGAACAACCTGGAGTACACCCAGGGTCTGTCCAACTCGCGGGCGGTGACCAAGCAGAATGGCCAGCGGCTGGTGACCAACAGCCAGGCGCAGACGAGGGATGTGGATCTGGGTGGCCTGCAGTTGGGCAATACCCTGACCAGAACCAGGACGAATGCCAATGGCCAGGTGTCACAGGGCATTGCCGATCAGTTCCGGATCGGTAACGTGGGCCTGGGCGCCTCCCTGTCGCCGCAGAATCTCCAGAATGGCTTTGGACTGCAGCGCGGTGCCGACGGTGACCTCCGCCTGGGTCTGGGCCTCCTCAATCTCGACCTGGACCGGAATGTGCCCAACCCAACGAACACCCTGTCGCAGGCCCAGGTGAATGCCCAGGGCAAGGGCGCCAAGGCGGGATCGAGCAGTAACACGCAGTCGAATACCCAGAAGTATGGCGGAGTCACCGTCACCGACACGCGCTCCAATTCGAATGCCTTTGGCAAAACCAGACGGGGCCAGACCTCGGCCTCCACTGGCGGATTCGGAGGCAATGCGGCCACCAATGGCCAGGTATTCGGCGGTCCCTTCCAGCGGGTGGTGCGCCAGAACAGGCCAAGGCCCAAGCGGAGGGCCCAGTTCGTGCCCTTCGGTTATCCCGGTGGCGGTTTCGCCCCACGACCAGGACCCTTTGGTGTGGGTCTTCTGGACAGGCCGAGGAGGCAGTTCGGCGGGTTTGGCGGTTTCGGAGGTGGTCCCGGCTTCGGAG GTTCGGAATTCGGCGGAGGAGGCGGTTTCGGAGGAGGACCCGGCTTTGGCCAGGCTCCCGAGTACGGTGGCTTCTACCAGCAgccacaacagcagcagcaccagaaGAAGAAGAACAACAAGAACCAGGCGCATGGCAATGCGAATGCCCAGGGAGGACCCGGGTTCAACCAGCAGGCCTCCACCCAGAACCACGCCAGCAACGGCAACACGGGCAGCAGCTCCATCGGCTCCAACCTGGCCcaggacggcagcagtggccAGGTGACCTCGGCGAACACCAACACCCACCAGGGTCAGACGGCCAACGGGGGCTACGAGAGTGACCAGAACTCGCAGAGTCAGGCGCTGAACTTCAGGCCGGGCGAACAGCAGGCCTCCAGTGCGAATGCCAACACCCAGCACACCCAGCAGGGCAACCAGGATACCTACTCCTCGAACAGTGGCTCCACCGCGACGAACAACAATAAGTACGGCTCCTCCACCAACACGGCCAACACGAACTCAAAGGTGGTGAAGGATGGCAACAGCCAGGACGCCACCAGTGATGCCAATAGCCAGAGCATCTACCAGGGCAACAATGGCCAGGGAGACGCCTCCGCCTCGACGAATGCCCAGACGAGCAGCCAGCAGGGTCCCAATGGATACGTGTCCAACTCGGCCTCCAGCAGCGCCACCGCCACCGCCCAGAATGGCCAGTCGGCCAATGCGAATGCCAATGCGAATGCCGGTGGTGCCGGAGGTGCGGGAGCGGGAGCGGGAGCCTTTGGGGGCGGTGGTGGTGCCAACTCTGGTGCCAATGCCGGTGGTTTCGGCGGTGGTGCAGGAGCCAATGCGGGCGCCAATGGCGGTGGATTCGGAGGCGGCGGTGGTGCCAATTCGGGTGCCAATGCCGGTGGCTTCGGCGGCGGTGGTGCCAACAGCAACGCTTTCGGCGGCTTTGGCGGCTTCGGATTCTACGGACGTTAG
- the LOC136117298 gene encoding uncharacterized protein → MPGLLVTKSDSNREGHAKSKDGEDKGELASGYVIPTKRIRLSEPVEPINRTLLPVEAPEINEPLKTDPSSELLSSCAPISEEMPDNFCLEGVVLNSGIQSNPVSIHMKSDAELMPPPKSCIVPKARPKMNAVESHDEIIAESVDDKSKDYEEPVREIQLYDFTPVRLKSIPPRPQDEAATQEWLQQCSTTISDQLLLLVIKESAKPVDFEGEVPKEHIVPRRSGKSGIVVGAAKKPWHVSYLLRNGDVEESMDYYVWKYKDPEAERLLAQWSQLYGSESAKELYRTLVLAPLPVRQEQILQKSGIPRSQSEPLRLLIEMKICRVFCTLQIHRQVDLEIAVRNLDNAVYRSDVGVIEVRFEDPQIGWIWADGTVMIVNGESKAVLAEALQKIVGKTMGTENFNLDTCHKLLHLRLFSGAYFPWSVDLQEFSKAHSLSSELFLHETNSAHYVNKNMPGVSAALYESGLATVNAMNTTEGDEMMKQLYLLSKSYRKPEIETVK, encoded by the exons ATGCCGGGTCTATTGGTAACCAAATCCGATTCGAATCGCGAAGGACATGCTAAATCGAAGGACGGTGAAGATAAAGGTGAATTGGCAAGCGGCTATGTAATCCCAACCAAGCGCATACGTCTATCTGAGCCAGTCGAGCCTATTAACAG GACCCTACTTCCTGTAGAAGCTCCAGAAATAAATGAGCCCTTAAAAACAGACCCCTCCTCGGAACTTCTTTCGTCCTG TGCCCCGATTTCAGAAGAAATGCCCGACAATTTTTGTCTTGAAGGTGTTGTATTGAATTCTGGCATCCAGAGCAACCCTGTCTCCATCCACATGAAATCCGACGCGGAGCTCATGCCACCTCCAAAATCATGTATTGTTCCTAAAGCCCGACCTAAAATGAATGCTGTGGAGTCGCACGATGAAATAATCGCGGAATCTGTAGACGACAAATCCAAAGACTACGAAGAGCCAGTTCGCGAAATCCAGTTATACGATTTTACGCCAGTACGTTTGAAATCAATCCCGCCCAGGCCCCAAGACGAGGCCGCAACTCAGGAGTGGCTGCAGCAATGCAGTACTACCATTTCCGACCAACTGCTACTTCTAGTTATTAAGGAGAGTGCCAAGCCCGTTGATTTCGAAGGGGAGGTACCCAAGGAGCACATAGTGCCCCGAAGGTCGGGAAAGTCTGGAATCGTAGTGGGTGCCGCGAAAAAACCTTGGCACGTTAGCTACCTACTTCGCAATGGAGACGTAGAGGAGAGCATGGATTATTATGTGTGGAAGTACAAGGATCCCGAGGCCGAACGACTTCTTGCCCAGTGGAGCCAGCTATATGGCTCCGAGTCGGCGAAGGAGTTATACAGAACGTTGGTGCTTGCACCCTTGCCAGTTCGTCAGGAGCAGATCCTCCAGAAGTCAGGGATTCCAAGAAGCCAAAGCGAGCCCTTGCGCTTGCTCATTGAAATGAAGATCTGCAGAGTGTTTTGTACCCTGCAGATTCACAGACAAGTGGATCTTGAAATCGCTGTGAGGAACCTCGACAACGCCGTCTACAGAAGCGACGTAGGAGTAATCGAAGTTCGCTTCGAGGACCCCCAGATAGGCTGGATTTGGGCCGACGGCACAGTCATGATTGTAAATGGTGAAAGCAAGGCCGTTTTAGCCGAAGCCCTACAGAAGATCGTGGGCAAAACCATGGGCACGGAGAATTTCAATCTCGATACCTGCCACAAACTGCTACACTTGCGTCTCTTCTCCGGTGCCTACTTCCCCTGGAGCGTTGATTTGCAGGAGTTCAGTAAGGCCCACTCTCTTTCTTCGGAACTATTCCTTCATGAGACGAACTCTGCCCACTATGTGAACAAGAATATGCCCGGAGTGTCGGCTGCACTCTATGAGTCCGGATTGGCCACCGTTAACGCAATGAACACTACTGAGGGTGACGAAATGATGAAGCAATTGTACCTGCTTTCGAAGAGTTATCGAAAGCCCGAAATCGAAACTGTTAAATAA
- the LOC108018877 gene encoding uncharacterized protein: protein MAIKMVALLAIGLAILAVCEARHVSGHRRQNFEQRALIAKPHSGPQGRVFPGAVAIKKLVLLKFKKIVPISLILLKSSNENEAELVPVYPTDQIPENVQFIPTPNGISGHKDVQAIAIPAELHDQLQINGLSNLENIEALLQSSSISAADNESETPVGNSIAVAQPEDLVLEQPENDEDQLLDGVSAAPVAAPAAAAPAAPALRRLSADELLRSGVRNSAQQQQTSVEEIPLLLYSANEGSSSAGHSVGSSGRRFVAASPALRRRQQFYN, encoded by the exons ATGGCAATTAAGATGGTAGCCCTTTTGGCCATCGGCCTGGCAATCTTGGCCGTGTGCGAAG CCCGTCACGTGAGTGGCCATCGCCGTCAGAACTTTGAGCAGCGGGCCCTCATAGCGAAGCCCCACAGTGGTCCCCAGGGACGCGTCTTCCCCGGAGCGGTGGCCATCAAGAAGCTGGTCCTGCTGAAGTTCAAGAAGATCGTGCCCATCTCCCTGATCCTGCTGAAGTCGAGCAACGAGAACGAGGCCGAGCTGGTGCCCGTCTATCCCACCGACCAGATCCCCGAGAACGTCCAGTTCATCCCCACCCCCAACGGCATCTCGGGCCACAAGGATGTCCAGGCCATCGCCATTCCCGCCGAGCTCCACGACCAGCTGCAGATCAACGGACTCTCCAACCTGGAGAACATTGAGGCCCTGCTCCAGAGCAGCTCCATCTCGGCCGCCGACAATGAGAGCGAAACGCCTGTGGGCAACAGCATCGCTGTGGCCCAGCCCGAGGATCTGGTGCTGGAACAGCCGGAGAACGACGAGGATCAGCTGCTGGATGGTGTGTCCGCCGCCCCTGTCGCCGCTCCCGCTGCCGCCGCCCCAGCCGCCCCCGCCCTGCGCCGACTGTCCGCCGACGAGCTGCTCCGCTCCGGCGTCCGCAACTccgcccagcagcagcagaccAGCGTGGAGGAGATCCCCCTGCTCCTGTACTCCGCCAACGAGGGCTCCTCCTCCGCGGGACACTCCGTGGGCAGCTCTGGACGCCGCTTCGTGGCCGCCTCCCCCGCGCTGCGTCGTCGCCAGCAGTTCTACAACTAG